One part of the Polycyclovorans algicola TG408 genome encodes these proteins:
- a CDS encoding ABC1 kinase family protein, with protein MARSGKVLMAGVRSMGRLAASKLRGRGGDESWAAVGEDWFRTLGDMKGAAMKLGQLASQYADVLPPGLAAPLARLQRDAVAHPFAEMKRVLDAQWSVAQWAQVAHLDPVALAAASIGQVHRARLHDGREVVVKIRYPGVADSVDEDVKALGRLMRMGKLLPVDGKALDGLLDEVRARFKEETNYQRELTYLQAMTRHAAWPGVEYPAPVAALCTEAVLVTEWAPAPSIDAALGYAPEVRDQLGTRLLGWLLQQVLVSGWVHADPHPGNFGLHADGRVTVYDFGCVREVSVDHRQQMRAIAAALRHHGWAQLHEATYQLGGLSTAADDPAHRARLLAELSPQYRALAAAGTDRLFAERPFDFADGRLIDDSRRVARQQIGLWLRNTRPIPPLAFVGRALSGHYWLLRQLGARVDVPALLDAVAEVAP; from the coding sequence ATGGCGCGCTCGGGCAAGGTCTTGATGGCGGGTGTGCGCTCGATGGGGCGCCTGGCGGCGTCGAAGCTGCGGGGCCGTGGCGGCGATGAATCCTGGGCCGCAGTCGGCGAGGACTGGTTTCGCACCCTGGGCGACATGAAGGGTGCGGCCATGAAGCTGGGGCAGCTCGCCTCGCAGTACGCCGATGTGCTGCCGCCCGGCCTGGCGGCACCGCTGGCGCGGCTGCAGCGAGACGCCGTGGCGCATCCGTTTGCCGAAATGAAGCGGGTGCTGGATGCGCAGTGGTCGGTCGCGCAGTGGGCGCAGGTCGCGCACCTGGACCCGGTCGCGCTCGCTGCCGCATCCATTGGCCAGGTGCACCGCGCCCGCCTGCACGATGGCCGCGAGGTGGTGGTGAAGATTCGCTATCCCGGCGTGGCCGATTCGGTCGATGAAGACGTGAAGGCCCTGGGCCGGTTGATGCGCATGGGCAAGTTGCTGCCGGTGGACGGCAAAGCCCTGGACGGTCTGCTTGACGAGGTGCGCGCGCGATTCAAGGAAGAAACCAATTACCAACGCGAACTGACCTACCTACAGGCCATGACGCGGCATGCGGCTTGGCCGGGTGTGGAATATCCGGCGCCGGTGGCAGCACTGTGCACCGAAGCCGTGCTGGTCACCGAGTGGGCGCCCGCCCCGAGCATTGACGCCGCACTGGGTTATGCCCCCGAGGTGCGCGATCAGCTGGGGACCCGCTTGCTCGGCTGGTTGCTGCAACAGGTGCTGGTCAGTGGCTGGGTACATGCTGATCCGCACCCCGGCAACTTCGGGCTCCATGCCGATGGGCGGGTCACGGTCTATGACTTCGGCTGTGTGCGCGAGGTGAGCGTGGACCATCGCCAACAGATGCGGGCCATCGCCGCCGCCCTGCGACACCACGGTTGGGCGCAACTGCACGAGGCGACGTATCAGCTTGGAGGACTCTCGACGGCGGCGGATGACCCTGCACACCGGGCCCGATTGCTGGCCGAGCTTTCGCCGCAGTATCGCGCCCTGGCCGCGGCGGGGACCGACCGGTTGTTTGCCGAGCGGCCTTTCGACTTTGCCGACGGGCGCCTCATCGACGATAGCCGTCGCGTGGCCCGGCAGCAGATCGGGCTTTGGCTGCGCAACACCCGGCCGATTCCTCCGTTGGCCTTCGTCGGTCGTGCGCTGAGTGGCCATTACTGGCTGCTGCGACAACTGGGCGCGCGGGTCGACGTACCCGCGCTCCTGGATGCCGTGGCCGAGGTCGCGCCATGA
- a CDS encoding RNA-binding S4 domain-containing protein translates to MADVTFTLEAESVEVNQLLKLVGLCDSGGAGKALVAEGRVSVDGQPESRKTAKIRAGQIVRCQAMCIRVIAAPTS, encoded by the coding sequence ATGGCTGACGTCACGTTCACCCTTGAAGCCGAATCCGTCGAGGTCAATCAACTGCTGAAACTCGTCGGTCTCTGCGACAGCGGAGGCGCCGGCAAGGCCTTGGTGGCCGAGGGCCGCGTCAGTGTCGACGGCCAGCCCGAAAGCCGCAAAACCGCGAAGATTCGCGCGGGACAAATCGTCAGGTGCCAAGCAATGTGCATCCGTGTGATCGCCGCACCCACCTCGTGA
- a CDS encoding FAD-binding domain-containing protein — MRFDATRDAARQQWAAFAPRAGADYAAQRNLDRGPNEPATVSRLSPYLRTRLLLESEVALATAQMHGDAAEKFVQEVCWRTYWKGWLERRPQVWHDYQTELLRCASQRRLPDYQRAISGETGIACFDAWATELRDTGYLHNHARMWAASIWIFTLRLPWVLGADWFLTHLLDGDAASNTLSWRWVGGLHTAGKHYLARADNIARFTQGRFDPRGQLVEDAAPLGQPQHPPAGPVPTSSVVDANARTGWLLHADDLDGDGQLHRQLRQRLARPLDATAVLRSGDEAMLSPPVQAFRSAAREDARQRLAAAPVVDVEAVLAWAKDAELQQLVMPYVPVGAAQDALAAPIRQWRASGLTVATQVREWDAAFWPHAAKGFFQLRRAIPDVLSDLRTTEAGSAWGR; from the coding sequence ATGAGGTTCGATGCCACGCGTGATGCCGCGCGCCAGCAGTGGGCTGCGTTTGCGCCGCGCGCCGGGGCAGACTACGCCGCACAGCGAAACCTCGACCGCGGGCCCAATGAGCCAGCGACGGTGTCGCGTCTGTCGCCTTACCTGCGCACGCGCCTGCTGCTGGAGTCCGAGGTGGCGCTGGCCACCGCTCAGATGCACGGCGACGCCGCTGAAAAGTTTGTGCAGGAAGTCTGCTGGCGCACCTACTGGAAGGGCTGGCTGGAGCGCCGTCCGCAGGTTTGGCACGACTACCAGACCGAGCTGCTGCGATGCGCCTCGCAACGACGATTGCCCGACTATCAGCGTGCGATCTCGGGGGAGACCGGCATTGCCTGCTTCGATGCCTGGGCGACCGAACTGCGCGACACCGGTTATCTGCACAATCACGCGCGTATGTGGGCGGCGTCGATCTGGATCTTCACCCTGCGCCTGCCCTGGGTCCTGGGTGCCGACTGGTTCTTGACCCACCTGCTCGATGGCGATGCGGCATCCAACACCCTGTCGTGGCGCTGGGTGGGCGGTCTGCACACTGCGGGCAAGCACTATCTGGCGCGTGCCGACAACATTGCCCGATTTACCCAGGGGCGCTTCGATCCGCGCGGCCAGTTGGTGGAAGACGCGGCGCCGCTGGGCCAGCCGCAACATCCGCCGGCCGGGCCGGTGCCCACCTCCTCAGTCGTTGATGCGAATGCCCGCACCGGCTGGCTGCTGCACGCTGACGATCTTGATGGTGACGGGCAGCTCCATCGCCAGCTCAGACAACGGTTGGCGCGCCCCCTTGACGCGACAGCGGTGCTGCGCAGCGGTGATGAAGCGATGCTGTCGCCGCCCGTGCAGGCGTTTCGCAGTGCGGCGCGCGAGGATGCACGGCAGCGTCTGGCCGCTGCACCGGTGGTCGATGTCGAGGCGGTGCTGGCCTGGGCCAAAGACGCCGAGTTGCAGCAATTGGTCATGCCCTATGTGCCGGTGGGTGCGGCGCAGGACGCGTTGGCCGCGCCGATCAGACAATGGCGCGCCAGCGGCTTGACGGTGGCGACGCAGGTTCGCGAGTGGGACGCGGCTTTCTGGCCTCACGCGGCAAAAGGGTTTTTCCAACTGCGCCGCGCCATTCCCGACGTCCTGTCGGATCTGCGGACTACTGAAGCTGGTTCTGCTTGGGGTCGATGA
- a CDS encoding zinc-binding metallopeptidase family protein has protein sequence MKVFHCDHCQHTVFFENVRCLSCGHTLAYLPDISDMTALAPEGDGRWRSLAPACNGRHYRLCDNYAGPGVCNWALPVDAPHTLCPACRLTRVLPNLKQPGNLEAWRKLEVAKRRLVHNLVALNLPLRSHLDDAQTGLAFDFLSDDGHTPDGGAVLTGHQDGLITINIAEADDLERERRRLAMHEPYRTVLGHFRHEVGHYYWDLFKVDTAWLGAFRQRFGDERQDYAAALQRHYDQGPVADWALQYVTSYASTHPWEDWAETWAHYLHMTDSLDTAAACGFSLRPSRSDEPSMAVPRGDAITRRPFDLLIEDWLALIYALNNLNRSMGLADGYPFVLAAPAIDKLRFVHETVLQR, from the coding sequence ATGAAAGTTTTCCATTGCGACCATTGCCAGCACACCGTCTTCTTCGAAAACGTCCGTTGCCTGAGCTGCGGCCACACCCTGGCGTATCTGCCTGACATCAGCGACATGACGGCGCTAGCCCCCGAGGGCGACGGTCGCTGGCGTTCGCTGGCGCCGGCGTGCAACGGTCGGCATTACCGACTGTGTGACAACTACGCCGGGCCCGGCGTCTGCAATTGGGCGCTGCCGGTTGACGCGCCGCACACGCTTTGCCCGGCTTGCCGCCTGACCCGGGTCCTGCCCAACCTGAAGCAGCCAGGCAACCTCGAAGCGTGGCGCAAGCTCGAGGTGGCCAAGCGGCGGCTGGTGCACAACCTGGTGGCGCTGAATCTGCCGCTGCGAAGCCACCTCGACGACGCCCAAACCGGGCTGGCCTTCGACTTTCTCAGTGACGACGGTCACACGCCCGACGGTGGTGCCGTGCTTACCGGCCATCAAGACGGCCTGATCACCATCAACATCGCCGAAGCCGACGACCTTGAGCGTGAGCGCCGACGCCTCGCCATGCACGAGCCTTATCGCACGGTGCTTGGTCATTTTCGCCATGAAGTCGGCCACTATTACTGGGACTTGTTCAAGGTCGACACGGCGTGGCTGGGCGCGTTTCGCCAACGCTTCGGTGACGAGCGCCAGGACTACGCCGCCGCACTGCAGCGTCATTACGACCAGGGACCGGTCGCCGACTGGGCCCTCCAGTACGTCACCAGCTATGCCAGCACCCATCCGTGGGAAGACTGGGCCGAGACTTGGGCCCACTACCTGCACATGACCGATTCGCTTGACACGGCCGCCGCCTGCGGCTTCTCGCTGCGCCCCAGCCGGTCCGACGAGCCCTCCATGGCCGTGCCGCGCGGCGATGCGATCACCCGCCGGCCCTTCGATCTGCTCATTGAAGACTGGCTGGCGCTGATCTACGCACTCAACAATCTCAACCGCAGCATGGGCCTCGCCGATGGATATCCCTTCGTGCTTGCCGCGCCCGCGATCGACAAGCTGCGCTTCGTGCACGAGACCGTGCTCCAGCGCTGA
- a CDS encoding YgjP-like metallopeptidase domain-containing protein has protein sequence MSDLDPVLRRYVGHYPANTQAQVRALVLEGRLDRYLADKYPAQHDIQTDAALYDYTQSLKQQYLKSAPPLHKVQWQAKLDVMHNVLGLHTAISRVQGAKLKAKAEIRIAGLFKTAAPAFLEMVVAHELAHLREREHNKAFYQLCRHIQPSYHQVEFDLRLLLLSRSLASTAPGS, from the coding sequence GTGAGCGATCTCGATCCGGTGTTGCGGCGCTATGTCGGTCACTACCCTGCCAACACCCAGGCGCAGGTGCGTGCGCTGGTGCTGGAAGGGCGCCTTGACCGCTATCTGGCCGACAAATATCCGGCGCAACACGACATCCAGACCGATGCCGCGCTCTACGACTACACGCAGTCGCTGAAGCAGCAATACCTGAAAAGCGCGCCGCCGCTGCACAAGGTTCAGTGGCAGGCCAAGCTCGATGTGATGCACAACGTGCTCGGCCTGCACACCGCCATCTCACGGGTGCAGGGCGCCAAGCTCAAAGCCAAAGCCGAGATCCGTATCGCCGGCCTGTTCAAAACCGCCGCGCCGGCATTTCTGGAAATGGTCGTCGCCCACGAGCTGGCCCACCTGCGCGAGCGCGAGCACAACAAGGCGTTCTACCAACTGTGCCGCCACATCCAGCCGAGTTACCACCAGGTCGAGTTTGACTTGCGATTGTTGTTGCTCAGCCGCAGCCTCGCATCAACCGCACCGGGCAGCTGA
- a CDS encoding TlpA family protein disulfide reductase — MAFRWWTSPAAALALLANAVCADPLPQQLDVPPGKPVYMDFWASWCVPCAQSFPWLNSVQARFGDEIHVVGVNVDAHKKDAARFLQRFPATFALAYDPDGTLAQRYGLQGMPSAVLLSPDGTVLWQHSGFRAADIPDYEAAILSALK, encoded by the coding sequence TTGGCTTTCCGATGGTGGACCTCTCCGGCGGCGGCACTTGCCCTGCTGGCCAACGCCGTGTGCGCAGACCCACTCCCCCAGCAGCTAGATGTGCCGCCGGGCAAGCCCGTCTACATGGATTTCTGGGCCAGTTGGTGCGTGCCCTGCGCGCAGTCATTTCCGTGGTTGAACAGCGTGCAGGCGCGCTTCGGCGACGAAATTCACGTGGTTGGCGTCAACGTCGATGCCCACAAGAAAGACGCCGCGCGCTTCTTGCAGCGTTTTCCGGCCACCTTTGCCCTGGCCTACGACCCCGACGGCACGCTCGCCCAACGCTACGGCCTGCAAGGCATGCCCAGCGCAGTGCTGCTGTCGCCCGACGGCACCGTGCTGTGGCAGCACAGCGGCTTTCGCGCTGCCGACATTCCCGACTACGAAGCCGCCATTTTGAGTGCCCTGAAATGA
- a CDS encoding class I SAM-dependent methyltransferase, whose product MNDRIGPLLTLPVHAALLAARDGGVERLRCSLDLDRSQTEVTVSESAWQLRGQSFPFMTDCKDRTIYHWADDRFAAVSRFTDGLIKLVPTDWGAPTFEIDGIKMLPTAKVSPYADAGRKVGLIAPRGKLVLDTCGGLGYFAAWCLDGGARQVISFEKNADVIWLRGLNPWSPVSDDDALSLTHADVVERITSLAERSVDAVLHDPPRFGIAGELYSQAFYDQLARVLRPRGRLFHYTGAPNKLTSRRDVPNEVATRLQRAGFTTGFNGDGVLAVRRV is encoded by the coding sequence ATGAATGACCGTATCGGACCCCTGCTGACCCTGCCGGTGCACGCCGCGCTGCTGGCGGCGCGTGACGGCGGCGTTGAGCGCTTGCGTTGTTCGCTGGACCTGGACCGTAGTCAGACCGAGGTGACAGTGTCTGAATCGGCGTGGCAATTGCGGGGGCAGTCATTCCCCTTCATGACCGACTGTAAGGACCGCACGATCTATCACTGGGCCGATGATCGCTTCGCGGCCGTCTCGCGCTTCACCGACGGCTTGATCAAGCTGGTGCCGACTGATTGGGGCGCGCCCACGTTTGAGATCGACGGCATCAAGATGCTGCCCACCGCGAAGGTATCGCCGTATGCCGATGCAGGGCGCAAAGTGGGGCTGATCGCGCCGCGCGGCAAACTGGTGCTCGACACCTGCGGCGGGCTGGGCTACTTCGCTGCATGGTGTCTGGACGGCGGCGCGCGCCAGGTGATCTCGTTCGAAAAAAATGCCGACGTGATCTGGTTGCGCGGTCTCAATCCGTGGTCGCCGGTGTCGGACGACGACGCGCTGAGCCTGACGCATGCCGATGTGGTCGAACGGATCACCAGCCTGGCTGAGCGCTCGGTTGACGCGGTGCTGCATGACCCGCCGCGCTTTGGCATTGCCGGCGAGCTGTATTCACAAGCCTTTTATGACCAGTTGGCACGGGTGCTTCGGCCGCGTGGTCGCCTGTTTCACTACACCGGCGCGCCCAACAAGCTGACCAGCCGCCGCGACGTGCCCAACGAAGTGGCCACGCGCCTGCAGCGCGCGGGCTTCACCACCGGCTTCAACGGTGATGGAGTGCTGGCGGTGCGACGGGTCTGA
- a CDS encoding DUF3237 domain-containing protein has protein sequence MSVSGEAANLIHEFSFTSQLSPPLEIGPTPVGVRMVFPAGPGTVTGERLRGTFLSGADWLLVGNDGFGRVDVRGQIETHDGAFIYIHYHGFLEMNETVGGALQSGAATQFADAYFRTSPRLECGDPRYAWVNHTLFVGAGRLLKGGTVEYKVYRVS, from the coding sequence ATGTCCGTGTCTGGCGAAGCCGCAAACCTGATTCACGAGTTCTCGTTTACCTCGCAGCTGTCACCGCCGCTGGAGATCGGTCCGACACCGGTTGGTGTGCGGATGGTGTTCCCGGCCGGCCCTGGCACCGTGACGGGCGAACGCTTGCGAGGGACCTTTCTTTCCGGCGCCGACTGGCTGTTGGTGGGCAACGATGGATTTGGTCGCGTCGACGTGCGCGGGCAGATTGAAACCCACGACGGGGCGTTCATTTACATCCACTACCACGGCTTTCTGGAAATGAATGAGACCGTGGGCGGTGCCTTGCAGAGCGGCGCCGCCACGCAGTTCGCCGATGCCTACTTCCGCACCTCGCCGCGACTTGAATGCGGCGACCCCCGATACGCCTGGGTCAATCACACCCTGTTCGTCGGTGCGGGCCGGCTGCTCAAGGGCGGCACCGTCGAGTACAAGGTTTACCGCGTCAGTTAG
- a CDS encoding NAD-glutamate dehydrogenase: MAQTTVNAASRWADAPKSQRDWLTAYYRQASTEVLGLFATPRLIEAALAHQKLAAKAPPPQGRIEWLSGPGPREYRLLTVCPDRPFLVDTLQLTLRRHGAQVIATFHPQLRLDRKGKTLKVSDEGALESLIQIHLQWAPADAAAEKALRDDVAEALAELRHLVDDFEPMCKAARDAATACRAVTQGALREEAAEVATFLDWLVEGHFTFFAVQPTRRLDRAAGFEPDLRNSLGLAAPGRRLAHTDDLMAQRSELDRYTDSRRLVVVTQSTLRARVHHDELLDVISVKRLDAQGEIIGTLRFIGLFTTDVYIERPRHIPLLRQRVSRVLARAGYAEGSHGSRTLRDTLAMLPRSELWQSSEDELYALGTGVMALRDRHQLRLFMRRDRYGRFFSALLYLPRDRYGRVLRDRLIDALQAELGATDIDRRVEFPRGGRHAVIYVRLTTPQAPPMPKNLKALEARLLTLTQTWAERLIARLGETAESVQRAQTYAEALPMAYQERTDLDTAIADLDALAQLGDTRLMIMRLPVDKAAAEVEQCFTHLRLYSHGQPAALSEVLPKLEHFGLYVTGQSPTAVAATTTQDRAWIHAFDVRPVGRCAGSASEQQQRMEAAFAALLAGEIEDDPLNALVLAAGLTARETVIVRTVVRYLVQTGLPYSQAFIEQQLVAHPDVAGLLVRLFLAQFDATRSAEQRQADANALSADIDAALDAIPALDTDRVLRAARSVVRATLRTNVALNKPVLSIKLDPTQISELPKPLPMFEIFVYSPQMEGVHLRGGKVARGGLRWSDRLQDYRTEVLGLVKAQQVKNSIIVPVGAKGGFVVKQGDRGDREAWAKAGRAAYVDFLGGLLDLTDNRKGEKIVPPKGVICRDEPDPYLVVAADKGTASFSDLANETAATYDFWLGDAFASGGSQGYDHKKMGITARGAWESVKRHFREAGHDIQTTPFTVVGVGDMSGDVFGNGMLLSKQIRLIAAFDHRDIFIDPDPDPAVSFAERQRLFKLARSSWNDYDAALISKGGGIYSRASKQIDISAAAQRALGCDTARLTPFELMRVIMKAPVDLFWNGGIGTYVKARHESHGDVGDRANDAVRVNGGDLRVKVVGEGGNLGLTQAGRVEFALAGGRVFTDAIDNAGGVHSSDREVNIKIPLNQLMQQGRLTRKTRDPLLVSMTGALAAAVVHDNLVQSSALSFAVAEQAERGDEHVNLLRALEQGGDLDRVVDGLPDDETLQSRRRAGQGLTAPELAVVLAHTKIALFDDLVASDVPDDPAFTDDLLAYFPPQLVKRYRKALTEHGLRREIIATILTNSVCNRMGAPFAHRLATEIGTSRAQVVHAWAVATRLVNVTDEWAWLDTPRVGQFALRQSYQRRVTGLLKHLTRSLLIRREGPPTVLADEVQRHAVFARRLRQDDFAAQLPSRYAEDHGAAVAALRHEGHEKAVAEALAKTRYLGVLTDLVAIKASRDAPPAKVANRYFEVGNRFDMPGLHAALTSLKVGGRWPALARVELREDLFAVQRDLTLSVLDESNLDAWETRHADAIAAVDERLALLRGDEADPFIRLGIAARALTRLAGSVT, encoded by the coding sequence ATGGCGCAAACCACCGTGAACGCAGCATCGCGCTGGGCCGACGCGCCGAAATCGCAGCGCGACTGGTTGACCGCCTACTACCGCCAGGCGTCGACCGAAGTGCTGGGGTTGTTCGCCACGCCGCGGCTCATTGAGGCGGCGCTGGCGCACCAGAAACTGGCCGCCAAGGCGCCACCCCCACAAGGCCGCATCGAGTGGCTGAGCGGACCCGGACCGCGCGAGTACCGGCTGCTCACCGTCTGCCCCGACCGGCCGTTTCTGGTCGACACGTTGCAACTGACGCTGCGCCGTCACGGCGCCCAGGTGATTGCCACCTTTCACCCGCAGTTGCGTCTCGACCGCAAGGGCAAGACCCTCAAGGTCAGCGACGAGGGTGCGCTGGAATCGCTGATTCAGATTCACCTGCAATGGGCACCGGCCGATGCCGCCGCCGAGAAGGCCCTGCGCGACGATGTCGCTGAGGCGCTGGCCGAGCTGCGCCACTTGGTCGACGACTTTGAGCCGATGTGCAAGGCCGCACGCGACGCCGCCACCGCGTGTCGCGCCGTCACCCAGGGTGCGCTCAGGGAAGAGGCTGCCGAGGTCGCCACCTTTCTCGACTGGCTGGTCGAGGGGCATTTCACCTTTTTTGCCGTGCAGCCGACCCGGCGGCTCGACCGCGCGGCAGGCTTCGAGCCCGACCTGCGCAACAGCCTTGGCCTTGCCGCCCCAGGTCGACGCCTGGCGCACACCGACGATTTGATGGCCCAGCGCAGCGAGCTCGACCGCTACACCGATTCGCGCCGCTTGGTGGTGGTCACCCAGTCGACCTTGCGCGCGCGCGTGCACCACGACGAATTGCTCGACGTGATCTCGGTCAAGCGCCTCGACGCCCAGGGCGAGATCATCGGCACGCTGCGTTTCATTGGTCTGTTCACCACGGACGTGTACATCGAGCGGCCGCGACATATACCGCTGTTGCGACAACGGGTCAGCCGGGTGCTGGCCCGGGCGGGCTATGCCGAGGGTTCGCACGGCAGCCGCACGCTGCGCGACACATTGGCGATGCTGCCGCGCAGCGAGTTGTGGCAGTCGTCCGAGGACGAGCTGTACGCCTTGGGTACCGGCGTGATGGCGCTGCGCGACCGCCATCAACTGCGGCTGTTCATGCGCCGTGACCGCTACGGACGCTTCTTCTCGGCGCTGCTCTACCTGCCGCGTGACCGGTACGGCCGTGTGCTGCGTGATCGGCTGATCGACGCCCTTCAGGCCGAACTGGGCGCGACCGATATTGACCGCCGGGTGGAATTCCCACGCGGCGGTCGTCACGCGGTCATCTACGTGCGGCTGACCACGCCGCAGGCGCCGCCGATGCCCAAAAATCTCAAGGCGTTGGAGGCACGGCTGTTGACCTTGACGCAAACCTGGGCCGAGCGGCTGATCGCCCGGCTGGGCGAGACCGCCGAGTCGGTGCAGCGTGCGCAGACCTATGCCGAGGCACTGCCGATGGCCTATCAGGAGCGCACCGACCTCGACACCGCCATCGCCGACCTTGATGCCCTGGCGCAACTCGGTGACACCCGCTTGATGATCATGCGCCTGCCGGTCGACAAGGCGGCGGCGGAGGTCGAGCAGTGCTTCACCCATCTGCGGCTTTACAGCCACGGCCAGCCCGCGGCGCTGTCGGAGGTGCTGCCCAAGCTCGAACACTTTGGCCTGTACGTGACCGGCCAGTCACCGACCGCCGTGGCCGCAACCACGACGCAGGACAGGGCCTGGATTCATGCCTTCGACGTGCGTCCGGTCGGTCGCTGCGCCGGATCCGCCAGCGAGCAGCAGCAGCGTATGGAAGCCGCATTTGCCGCCCTGCTGGCCGGTGAAATTGAAGACGACCCACTCAATGCGCTGGTCCTTGCCGCCGGTCTGACGGCGCGTGAGACGGTGATTGTGCGCACCGTGGTTCGCTACCTGGTGCAGACCGGCCTGCCGTATTCGCAGGCCTTTATCGAGCAGCAGCTGGTGGCGCACCCTGACGTTGCCGGCCTGCTGGTGCGGCTGTTTCTGGCGCAGTTCGATGCCACCCGCAGCGCCGAGCAACGCCAGGCCGATGCCAACGCGCTGAGTGCCGACATCGACGCGGCGCTGGATGCCATTCCGGCGCTGGACACCGACCGAGTGCTGCGCGCCGCGCGCTCGGTGGTGCGGGCGACGCTGCGCACCAACGTGGCGCTCAACAAGCCGGTGCTGTCGATCAAGCTCGATCCGACCCAGATCAGCGAGCTGCCCAAGCCGCTGCCCATGTTCGAGATTTTCGTCTACAGCCCGCAGATGGAAGGGGTGCACCTGCGCGGCGGCAAGGTGGCGCGCGGCGGCCTGCGTTGGTCCGACCGATTGCAGGACTACCGCACCGAAGTGCTGGGGCTGGTCAAGGCGCAGCAGGTCAAGAACAGCATCATCGTGCCGGTGGGGGCCAAGGGCGGCTTCGTGGTCAAGCAGGGGGATCGCGGTGATCGCGAGGCCTGGGCCAAGGCCGGTCGCGCCGCCTATGTGGATTTTCTGGGCGGCTTGCTCGACCTCACCGACAACCGCAAGGGCGAAAAGATCGTGCCACCGAAGGGCGTGATTTGCCGCGACGAACCCGATCCGTATCTGGTGGTGGCCGCCGACAAGGGCACTGCCAGCTTCTCTGACCTCGCCAATGAAACGGCTGCGACCTACGACTTCTGGCTGGGCGATGCGTTTGCCTCTGGCGGCAGTCAGGGCTACGACCACAAGAAGATGGGCATCACCGCGCGCGGCGCGTGGGAAAGCGTCAAGCGACACTTTCGTGAGGCCGGTCACGACATTCAGACCACGCCGTTCACCGTGGTGGGCGTCGGCGACATGAGCGGTGACGTGTTCGGCAACGGCATGTTGCTGTCCAAGCAGATCCGGCTGATTGCCGCCTTCGACCACCGCGATATTTTCATCGACCCCGATCCCGACCCGGCAGTCTCGTTCGCCGAGCGCCAGCGCTTGTTCAAGCTGGCGCGGTCGAGCTGGAACGACTACGACGCTGCGCTGATCTCCAAGGGCGGCGGCATTTATTCGCGCGCCAGCAAACAGATCGACATCAGCGCCGCCGCGCAGCGCGCGCTGGGCTGTGACACGGCGAGGCTGACGCCTTTTGAACTGATGCGGGTGATCATGAAGGCGCCGGTTGACCTGTTCTGGAACGGCGGCATCGGCACCTATGTGAAAGCGCGGCACGAGAGCCACGGTGACGTCGGCGACCGCGCCAACGACGCGGTGCGCGTCAACGGCGGCGATCTGCGCGTCAAAGTGGTGGGCGAGGGCGGCAATCTCGGGCTGACCCAGGCCGGCCGGGTGGAATTTGCGTTGGCCGGCGGGCGGGTGTTCACCGACGCCATCGACAACGCCGGTGGTGTGCACAGCTCGGACCGCGAGGTCAACATCAAGATCCCGCTCAACCAGTTGATGCAGCAGGGCCGGCTGACCCGCAAGACGCGCGATCCGCTGCTGGTGTCGATGACCGGCGCCTTGGCCGCCGCCGTGGTGCACGACAACCTGGTGCAGTCCTCGGCGCTGAGCTTTGCCGTGGCCGAACAGGCCGAGCGCGGTGACGAGCACGTGAACCTGTTGCGGGCGTTGGAGCAGGGCGGCGACCTTGATCGCGTGGTCGACGGCCTGCCCGACGATGAAACCCTGCAGAGCCGGCGGCGTGCCGGTCAGGGCCTGACGGCGCCCGAGCTCGCCGTGGTGCTGGCGCACACCAAGATCGCGCTGTTCGATGATCTGGTGGCCAGCGATGTGCCCGATGACCCGGCCTTTACCGACGATCTGTTGGCCTACTTTCCGCCGCAGTTGGTCAAGCGCTACCGCAAGGCGCTGACCGAACATGGCCTGCGTCGCGAGATCATTGCCACGATTCTCACCAACAGCGTTTGTAACCGCATGGGCGCGCCTTTTGCGCACCGGCTGGCAACCGAAATCGGCACAAGCCGCGCGCAGGTCGTCCACGCCTGGGCGGTGGCGACGCGGCTGGTCAATGTGACCGATGAATGGGCCTGGCTGGACACGCCACGCGTCGGCCAGTTTGCGCTACGCCAGTCTTACCAGCGGCGCGTGACCGGCCTGCTCAAACATCTGACCCGCAGCCTGCTGATACGCCGCGAAGGGCCGCCGACGGTGCTTGCCGACGAGGTGCAGCGCCACGCGGTGTTTGCCCGGCGGCTGCGGCAGGATGACTTCGCCGCGCAGTTGCCCAGCCGCTACGCCGAAGACCACGGCGCGGCGGTCGCGGCATTACGCCACGAGGGTCATGAGAAGGCCGTCGCTGAAGCGCTGGCCAAGACGCGGTACCTGGGCGTGCTCACCGATCTGGTCGCCATCAAGGCCTCGCGGGACGCGCCGCCTGCCAAAGTGGCGAACCGGTATTTCGAGGTCGGCAACCGTTTCGACATGCCCGGCCTGCATGCTGCGTTGACCAGCCTCAAGGTGGGTGGCCGCTGGCCGGCGCTGGCGAGGGTCGAACTGCGCGAGGACCTGTTCGCGGTTCAGCGTGACCTGACCCTGAGCGTGTTGGACGAGTCGAATCTGGACGCCTGGGAAACCCGCCACGCCGACGCCATCGCTGCCGTCGACGAGCGCCTGGCCCTGCTGCGCGGTGACGAGGCTGATCCGTTCATCCGTTTGGGCATTGCCGCAAGGGCCCTGACGCGACTGGCTGGTTCGGTCACTTGA